A genomic window from Fibrobacter sp. includes:
- a CDS encoding CotH kinase family protein gives MPIHKIVNGDTIIDTIYVRPPKDTTPEWVGKSALVITEISPVNLTWLDEDGDDPAWVEIYNAGSESANLKDYSLVESLEKPRKWVFGDELIAAKSFRIVYCDKKNRVEVSGEADFENRHNRLHTNWKLEKDGGAVYLIDREYGIRDSVRYPAITVGNMSWGITDGGIWKYFEKPTPEAPNTNSTAYDGIAPRIDLSQLGNAFSNEPVTINPPSVPSGVKLRCTQDGSEPTKSSPEFNSPITFNKSTPFRCSAFKDGSLTTEVVTKTFFINQSVRMPVVAISVDPQFFHKHYIQPEPGHTNADNPDAAPSGLYEDVEFPVHVEYFEKGSSTAKATWEIEAGISMMGNYSRLERKKSVAIVMREEYQDGWLHYSLFDTRKSENDKYKAFNLRNNGNRFVSDYFADALGGAILEGSGVDYQRSRQVVVYYNGEYFGIHDMRERFNKNYVESNYGIDASTVNMVKHLTEKVTASNGTTDDYIALLDYAAANDFSGENNDKYEYIKTMMDVGNFADYMAAEIYIHNGDWPNNNVRAWRTPDQTWKFMVYDLDHGFVWGWNVDGFGEGTNMFKWVKQGGRPAGKCHTDSDKDFTGDKAHCFHVLYNRLIKNPDFKRLFINHSAVMLKNYLNRDVVEKVRAKMAGSIDEAEAERDLKENGQKERGYGSFTVSNSNLTDWAEARDREILEQYRSEFDLGDMVEVTISSSKGAVLMEGMKLPGSTSTSTNYRGKFFKDIQMELTAVPSGGSVFDGWSGCEPVEGKPETTCRVTIKDGVTVTAKFK, from the coding sequence TTGCCGATACATAAGATTGTGAATGGCGATACGATTATCGACACGATCTACGTCCGTCCGCCCAAGGATACGACGCCTGAGTGGGTTGGTAAATCTGCGCTCGTGATAACCGAAATTTCGCCCGTGAACTTGACTTGGCTTGACGAAGACGGCGACGATCCGGCATGGGTTGAAATTTACAATGCCGGCAGTGAATCGGCGAACTTGAAGGACTATTCCCTCGTTGAATCCCTTGAAAAACCTCGCAAGTGGGTGTTCGGTGACGAGCTGATTGCAGCGAAGTCTTTCCGCATCGTATACTGTGACAAGAAGAACCGTGTCGAAGTCAGCGGAGAGGCTGATTTCGAAAACAGGCATAATCGCCTCCATACGAACTGGAAACTTGAAAAGGATGGCGGTGCGGTCTACCTGATTGACAGGGAATACGGTATCCGCGACTCCGTGAGGTATCCCGCCATTACGGTTGGCAACATGAGCTGGGGTATTACCGACGGCGGCATCTGGAAGTATTTCGAAAAGCCGACGCCCGAGGCTCCCAATACGAATTCTACAGCTTATGACGGCATTGCACCGCGCATCGATTTGAGCCAGTTGGGCAACGCTTTCAGTAACGAGCCTGTGACTATCAATCCGCCGTCCGTGCCCTCCGGAGTCAAGCTTCGCTGCACGCAGGATGGTTCTGAGCCGACCAAGTCCTCGCCGGAATTCAACAGCCCGATTACCTTCAACAAGAGCACTCCGTTCCGCTGCTCCGCCTTCAAGGATGGTTCGCTCACGACGGAAGTGGTGACTAAGACGTTCTTTATCAACCAGTCGGTCCGCATGCCGGTGGTGGCTATCAGCGTAGACCCGCAGTTCTTCCACAAGCACTATATTCAGCCGGAACCCGGCCACACGAATGCCGACAATCCGGATGCCGCACCTTCTGGACTTTATGAAGATGTCGAATTCCCGGTGCACGTGGAATACTTTGAAAAGGGTAGTTCTACAGCCAAGGCTACTTGGGAAATCGAAGCCGGTATTTCGATGATGGGTAACTACAGCCGTCTGGAACGCAAGAAGTCTGTCGCCATCGTGATGCGTGAAGAATACCAGGATGGTTGGTTGCATTACTCGCTGTTCGATACCCGCAAGAGCGAAAATGACAAGTACAAGGCATTTAACCTCCGCAACAACGGAAACCGCTTTGTGAGCGACTATTTTGCTGATGCCTTGGGTGGCGCCATCCTCGAAGGAAGCGGTGTCGATTACCAGCGCAGCCGCCAGGTGGTGGTGTACTACAATGGCGAATACTTCGGTATTCACGACATGCGTGAACGCTTCAACAAGAACTACGTTGAATCGAACTATGGTATAGACGCTTCGACCGTGAATATGGTCAAGCACCTTACCGAAAAGGTTACGGCAAGCAACGGCACTACCGATGATTACATCGCCTTGCTGGATTACGCTGCCGCAAACGATTTCAGCGGAGAAAATAACGACAAGTACGAATACATCAAGACGATGATGGATGTCGGCAATTTCGCAGACTACATGGCTGCTGAAATATACATCCACAATGGTGACTGGCCGAACAACAATGTGCGTGCCTGGAGAACCCCGGATCAGACATGGAAGTTCATGGTTTACGACTTGGACCATGGCTTTGTCTGGGGTTGGAACGTAGATGGTTTCGGAGAGGGCACGAACATGTTTAAGTGGGTCAAGCAGGGTGGACGTCCTGCTGGAAAGTGCCATACGGATAGCGACAAGGACTTCACCGGCGATAAGGCCCACTGCTTCCATGTGCTTTACAATCGCCTAATCAAGAACCCGGATTTCAAGCGCCTGTTCATCAACCATTCTGCGGTGATGCTGAAAAATTACCTGAATCGCGATGTGGTCGAGAAGGTGCGTGCCAAGATGGCAGGTTCCATTGATGAAGCTGAAGCCGAAAGAGACCTTAAGGAAAATGGTCAGAAGGAGCGCGGCTACGGATCATTTACGGTCTCTAACTCGAACCTTACGGATTGGGCTGAAGCTCGTGACCGCGAGATTTTGGAACAGTACAGGAGCGAATTTGACCTCGGTGATATGGTTGAGGTGACTATCTCCTCGAGCAAGGGCGCTGTGCTGATGGAAGGGATGAAGCTCCCGGGCAGCACGTCGACTTCTACCAACTACAGGGGCAAGTTCTTTAAGGATATCCAGATGGAACTGACCGCTGTGCCTTCGGGTGGTTCCGTGTTTGACGGTTGGTCGGGTTGCGAACCCGTGGAAGGCAAGCCGGAAACCACCTGCCGTGTGACGATTAAGGACGGCGTGACGGTTACTGCGAAATTCAAGTAA
- a CDS encoding HD domain-containing phosphohydrolase translates to MVTISESEVLENKRVLDLLFSYMPKIAAERKMENLLVLMADMGRSIVMADRCSLWLIDEDRGELWTKVAHGVNELRIPIAAGFVGWSVKNGLPVLVDDAYLDPRFDRRSDGKTHYRTTSVMAVPLFDSQGKVMGVFQAINKQGEQKVFSRQDLERLTLTAVYSAKTVESARLTSEVEESKEELEATQEELIHVLGDISESRSHETGDHIQRVAEISYKLARYYGVSEEEAVRIRLATPMHDLGKVAIPDAILNKPGRLTEGEFEVMKSHALKGEELLLKSKRDLLRFAAVVAGSHHERWDGCGYPRGLEGDEIPLAGRICAVADVLDALASPRCYKAAWPEEKIREEFIKQRGTQFQPELVDALVEHWDDIFACLRQVRAEANTPRF, encoded by the coding sequence ATGGTGACGATTTCCGAAAGCGAGGTGTTGGAGAACAAGCGGGTCCTTGACCTTCTTTTCTCGTATATGCCCAAGATCGCTGCGGAAAGGAAGATGGAGAACCTGCTCGTGCTTATGGCCGACATGGGTCGTTCTATCGTCATGGCCGACCGCTGTTCCCTGTGGCTTATAGACGAGGACCGCGGGGAATTGTGGACAAAGGTTGCGCACGGGGTGAACGAACTTCGCATCCCGATTGCGGCTGGCTTTGTGGGCTGGTCCGTGAAGAACGGGCTGCCGGTGCTCGTCGATGATGCCTACCTTGATCCTAGGTTCGATCGCAGGAGCGATGGAAAGACGCACTACCGCACGACGTCCGTGATGGCCGTTCCCTTGTTTGATTCCCAGGGCAAGGTGATGGGGGTCTTCCAGGCCATAAACAAGCAGGGCGAGCAGAAGGTGTTTTCTAGGCAGGATCTCGAGCGGCTTACGCTTACCGCAGTCTATTCCGCCAAGACGGTGGAATCCGCCCGCCTTACGTCGGAAGTCGAGGAATCCAAGGAAGAACTCGAGGCTACCCAGGAAGAACTGATTCACGTTTTGGGCGATATTTCCGAATCCAGGAGCCACGAGACGGGCGACCATATCCAGCGAGTCGCCGAAATTTCGTACAAACTTGCCCGTTATTACGGGGTCTCCGAAGAAGAGGCCGTCCGCATAAGGCTTGCCACCCCGATGCACGACCTGGGGAAGGTTGCCATTCCCGATGCCATCCTGAACAAGCCGGGCAGGCTTACCGAGGGCGAATTCGAGGTGATGAAGTCCCATGCCTTGAAGGGCGAGGAACTCCTCCTGAAATCCAAGCGCGATCTTTTGCGGTTCGCGGCCGTGGTTGCAGGGTCCCACCATGAGCGTTGGGACGGCTGCGGGTACCCGAGAGGCCTTGAAGGCGACGAAATCCCTCTGGCGGGCCGTATTTGCGCCGTTGCGGACGTTCTGGACGCTCTTGCGAGCCCGAGATGCTACAAGGCTGCTTGGCCCGAAGAAAAAATCCGCGAGGAATTCATAAAGCAGCGTGGTACGCAGTTCCAGCCGGAGCTGGTGGATGCGCTCGTGGAGCACTGGGACGATATTTTCGCATGCCTCCGCCAGGTAAGGGCCGAGGCCAATACCCCCAGATTCTGA
- a CDS encoding ComF family protein, whose product MEIIRRCSSFLFGMECLGCGSVSERLDPWLCPACREELSRESLDYSFPGPDAMCLFPMRPLTRRLVHALKYGGLSGMASYLVKRSSAVGSGGVAQSMALFAKPFYFVPVPLHSSRYRERGYNQAQRIAAALCSCTGGRMCNWLRRRDFRVSQTKLSREERKWNVAGAFEANLPRKLPARGTVFVVDDVYTTGATTSSCISAFGRDFPLDTKVCTLLYDEPVTAVMDFVADCKIEWDTAYGG is encoded by the coding sequence ATGGAAATTATCCGTCGTTGTTCTAGTTTTCTTTTCGGCATGGAATGCCTGGGTTGCGGTAGCGTTTCCGAGCGGCTCGACCCGTGGCTGTGCCCCGCCTGCAGGGAAGAACTTTCGCGCGAATCGCTCGACTACTCGTTCCCGGGGCCCGACGCCATGTGCCTTTTCCCGATGCGCCCCCTGACGCGCAGGCTCGTACATGCGCTCAAGTACGGCGGGCTTTCGGGGATGGCGTCGTACCTGGTGAAGCGTTCGTCTGCCGTCGGTTCGGGCGGGGTGGCGCAGTCCATGGCCCTGTTCGCCAAGCCCTTCTATTTTGTCCCAGTCCCGCTGCACAGTTCGCGCTACCGTGAACGCGGCTACAATCAGGCGCAGAGGATTGCGGCGGCGCTTTGCTCGTGTACCGGGGGCCGCATGTGCAACTGGCTTAGGCGCAGGGACTTCAGGGTGTCGCAGACCAAACTCTCGAGGGAGGAGCGCAAGTGGAACGTGGCGGGCGCCTTCGAGGCGAACTTGCCGCGCAAGCTGCCCGCGCGGGGGACGGTTTTCGTGGTGGACGACGTCTATACGACTGGCGCTACGACGTCTTCGTGCATTTCGGCCTTCGGGCGCGATTTTCCGCTCGATACGAAGGTCTGCACGCTCCTCTACGACGAACCCGTCACGGCGGTCATGGATTTCGTCGCGGATTGCAAAATAGAGTGGGATACCGCCTATGGCGGTTGA
- the rodA gene encoding rod shape-determining protein RodA yields the protein MKPGRFLPRSLKVDWLFLGVTLALMVCGVSLVYSATANAETPVYESFWFKQIIYFLGGCLLAAGIVFLKIDWLKRISAPLYIVSLVLLCIVLSSVGDVTKGAGRWIDLGFFKLQPSEFAKIAYLLTISYWLSNHPVSLYKIKTFAVPFLLFIVPFALVLKQPDLSTALVFIAVTYVAFFFAGLTLTDMFLLASPVLSVLFSHSQTILFQVLWGLLICAVVFALVRRKLPKVLTVFFLAANILAGYASSMVWNMLEPHQQKRVNTFLDPMSDPLGDGYQVLQSLTAIGSGGLTGKGFGQGTQTNLAFLPEEHTDFIFSVLGEQFGFAGCFFILVLYALFLWRASSTCKMFTDPFITLITMGACTIFLFHIIVNIAMTVGLMPVTGLPLPFLSYGGSFAMTCMVLVGGILCMRYQGNRQ from the coding sequence ATGAAACCTGGACGCTTTCTCCCTAGGTCACTGAAGGTGGACTGGCTCTTTTTGGGCGTCACGCTTGCGCTCATGGTGTGCGGTGTGAGTCTTGTCTATTCGGCTACTGCGAATGCGGAAACGCCCGTGTACGAGTCCTTCTGGTTCAAGCAGATTATCTACTTCCTGGGCGGGTGCCTGCTTGCCGCGGGCATCGTGTTCCTGAAGATCGACTGGCTCAAGCGCATCTCGGCGCCGCTGTACATCGTTTCGCTCGTGTTGCTGTGCATCGTGCTTTCATCGGTGGGCGACGTGACGAAGGGTGCCGGGCGCTGGATTGACCTTGGGTTCTTCAAGCTGCAGCCATCCGAGTTCGCGAAGATTGCCTACCTGCTCACGATTTCGTACTGGCTTTCGAACCATCCGGTGAGCCTGTACAAGATAAAGACTTTTGCGGTTCCGTTCCTGCTGTTCATCGTTCCCTTCGCGCTTGTCCTCAAGCAGCCCGACCTGAGTACCGCGCTCGTGTTTATCGCGGTCACGTATGTCGCGTTCTTTTTCGCGGGCCTCACGCTTACCGACATGTTCCTGCTCGCAAGTCCGGTGCTTTCGGTCTTGTTCTCGCATTCGCAGACGATTTTGTTCCAGGTGCTGTGGGGGCTCCTGATTTGCGCCGTGGTCTTTGCGCTTGTACGCCGCAAGCTGCCGAAGGTGCTGACCGTATTTTTCCTTGCCGCGAACATCCTTGCGGGTTATGCGAGCAGCATGGTGTGGAACATGCTCGAACCGCACCAGCAGAAGCGCGTGAACACGTTCCTCGACCCGATGAGCGACCCGCTGGGCGATGGCTACCAGGTGTTGCAGTCCTTGACGGCAATCGGCTCGGGCGGCCTTACGGGCAAGGGATTCGGCCAGGGGACGCAGACGAACCTCGCGTTCTTGCCCGAAGAACATACCGACTTCATCTTCAGCGTGCTGGGTGAGCAGTTCGGGTTTGCCGGATGCTTCTTCATCCTGGTGCTCTACGCCCTCTTCCTGTGGCGCGCGAGCTCGACGTGCAAGATGTTTACCGATCCGTTCATAACGCTCATCACCATGGGCGCCTGTACGATATTCCTTTTCCACATCATCGTGAATATCGCCATGACGGTTGGGCTCATGCCCGTGACCGGGCTTCCGCTCCCGTTCCTTTCGTATGGCGGTTCGTTCGCCATGACCTGCATGGTGCTGGTCGGGGGCATCCTCTGCATGCGCTACCAGGGCAATCGCCAATAA
- the mrdA gene encoding penicillin-binding protein 2, with product MFSIQDNDGVQTRNWNVLVFMAAVIILFTVLLIRLYSLQYTHYDENLQRSENNRLRRVELVAERGFIYDRNGEILVRNRPSYQIALQSMHLPRKKDARDSIFNRLLHIVDKDGVRLFDSLSLDTAFQRTKWIKNRPIRILEDASPEQVSIIEEHSSELPGVVTVIESRREYPYGTLASHVLGYTSEISEEQLKLPAFAEYSQGDRVGQKGLEQGYDTEFRGTNGMKLVEVNASGREVGQVKGVESRAPVPGLHLVSTIDLKLQKAAEAAIPDSVKGALVAIDPRNGEILAMVSSPRLDPNIFSLKKRERNRGWAQVALDSMRPLTNRAISGLYTPASVFKLATAGAGLESGILSESKYYPKPCTGGYQYGARYQKCWGVHGNLNVVHALRLSCDVFFYQAGLEIDMMRINEFARRFGYGEVPLGIDIPGEKGGWLPDSISFNHRNKRLGWRWARGLILNLSIGQGQLVTPLQQATFIGSLATNKGVYRPHFMKELRDRQGNVVRRYEPEVIRPGTMKPSTHRVLLAAMDSVVNHPGGTGKRGALPGIRVGAKTGSGEWKKGEKTHAWYAAVAPLYEPEIAVAVILEAAGGGGAKAAPIARKVMMAYFGLEEEEANKQ from the coding sequence ATGTTTAGTATCCAGGACAACGATGGTGTCCAGACCAGGAACTGGAACGTGCTGGTATTCATGGCCGCCGTGATTATTTTGTTCACGGTTCTTTTGATCAGGCTTTATTCCCTGCAGTATACGCACTACGACGAGAACTTGCAGCGTTCCGAAAATAACCGCCTGCGCCGTGTGGAACTTGTTGCCGAGCGCGGGTTCATTTACGACCGCAATGGCGAGATTCTGGTGCGCAACAGGCCCTCTTACCAGATTGCTTTGCAGTCGATGCACCTGCCGCGCAAAAAAGATGCTCGCGACTCCATTTTCAACAGGCTCCTGCATATCGTGGACAAGGACGGCGTGAGGCTTTTCGATTCGCTTTCGCTCGATACCGCTTTCCAGAGGACGAAGTGGATCAAGAACCGCCCCATCCGCATTTTGGAAGATGCGTCGCCCGAACAGGTCTCGATTATCGAAGAGCATTCTTCGGAACTCCCGGGCGTCGTTACCGTGATTGAATCCAGGCGCGAGTACCCCTACGGCACGCTTGCTTCGCATGTGCTCGGCTATACGAGCGAAATTTCTGAAGAGCAGTTGAAGTTGCCCGCGTTCGCCGAATATTCTCAGGGTGACCGCGTCGGCCAGAAGGGTTTGGAACAGGGCTACGATACCGAGTTCCGCGGCACGAATGGCATGAAGCTCGTGGAAGTGAACGCGTCGGGCCGCGAGGTCGGGCAAGTGAAGGGCGTGGAAAGCCGCGCGCCTGTTCCGGGACTGCACCTGGTGTCGACGATAGACTTGAAATTGCAGAAGGCCGCGGAGGCTGCCATTCCCGACAGCGTGAAGGGCGCGCTTGTGGCGATTGACCCGAGGAACGGCGAAATCCTTGCCATGGTGAGTTCCCCGAGGCTGGACCCGAATATCTTTTCGCTGAAGAAGCGCGAACGCAACAGGGGATGGGCGCAGGTGGCGCTCGATTCCATGCGTCCGCTCACCAACCGCGCGATTTCGGGCCTGTATACGCCGGCATCCGTGTTCAAGCTCGCGACTGCGGGCGCTGGGCTCGAGAGCGGAATCCTTTCGGAATCGAAGTACTACCCGAAGCCGTGTACGGGTGGCTACCAGTACGGCGCGCGCTACCAGAAGTGCTGGGGCGTGCACGGCAACCTGAATGTGGTGCATGCGCTGCGCCTTTCGTGCGACGTGTTCTTTTACCAGGCGGGCCTCGAAATCGACATGATGCGTATAAACGAGTTCGCCCGCAGGTTCGGCTATGGCGAGGTCCCGCTGGGAATTGACATTCCCGGCGAGAAGGGCGGCTGGTTGCCGGATTCCATTTCGTTCAACCATAGGAACAAGCGCCTGGGATGGCGCTGGGCGCGCGGTCTCATTTTGAACCTCTCCATCGGTCAGGGCCAGCTGGTGACACCGCTCCAGCAGGCGACGTTCATCGGTTCGCTTGCGACCAACAAGGGCGTCTACAGGCCGCATTTCATGAAGGAGCTCCGCGACCGGCAGGGAAACGTCGTGCGCCGCTACGAGCCCGAGGTTATCCGCCCGGGGACGATGAAGCCCTCGACGCACAGGGTGCTCCTTGCCGCCATGGATTCCGTGGTGAACCATCCGGGTGGAACGGGTAAGCGCGGCGCGCTCCCGGGAATCCGCGTGGGCGCCAAGACCGGCTCTGGCGAATGGAAGAAGGGCGAGAAGACGCACGCCTGGTATGCCGCGGTCGCTCCGCTGTACGAACCCGAAATCGCGGTCGCCGTGATTCTCGAGGCCGCGGGCGGTGGCGGCGCGAAGGCTGCTCCCATTGCGCGCAAGGTAATGATGGCTTATTTCGGGCTTGAAGAAGAGGAGGCGAACAAGCAATGA
- the mreD gene encoding rod shape-determining protein MreD produces the protein MNNSWKWLHVCLLFLVCFVMQTTVAQWLAIFDAGPDFILIFIISVAIKHGPAAGVLWGFIAGFSQDVYAPVEWLGANTISFTILGFLVGQLEERFLTLNLPAKVGVLGFGFFLCDMLYFFLTGLEKEVVTNLFFSKTIPECLYTMVVGAVVFHLSIGKPKKHV, from the coding sequence ATGAACAATAGTTGGAAATGGCTCCACGTGTGCTTGCTGTTCCTCGTGTGCTTCGTGATGCAGACGACCGTCGCGCAGTGGCTTGCCATTTTTGATGCTGGGCCCGACTTCATTTTGATTTTCATTATTTCCGTTGCCATCAAGCACGGTCCGGCTGCCGGCGTGCTCTGGGGATTCATCGCGGGCTTCTCGCAGGATGTCTACGCTCCCGTGGAATGGCTCGGCGCGAATACGATTTCGTTTACCATTCTGGGCTTCCTCGTCGGGCAGCTGGAAGAACGTTTCTTGACGCTCAACCTGCCTGCGAAGGTGGGCGTGCTCGGGTTCGGGTTCTTCCTGTGCGACATGCTGTATTTCTTCCTCACGGGTCTCGAGAAGGAGGTGGTCACGAACCTGTTCTTCTCCAAGACGATTCCCGAGTGCTTGTACACCATGGTTGTGGGAGCGGTTGTTTTCCACTTGTCCATCGGGAAGCCGAAAAAGCATGTTTAG
- the mreC gene encoding rod shape-determining protein MreC → MLRAFRFIVDLFTQRHGVVAFVFFLLLGFLIRQAPLTVRQSIVSTVLGTVFYPAQWVVSSVESFRSVLAENEHLKEENARLRQETYYASEGLQELTRLHTLVRFDDKWDYPIVTARVVGHNPGRFLTTLVINRGTMHGVKENMPVFSMNGLVGKITKAAYTHSRVQLLVDPNLKLSVLEKKSRVVGFLESVDGHLLTAMIPSHAGVEEGDTLITSGLGGIFPKGIPVGIVKAVRKSDLDVMRQMDVSPFQEFTALEEVFVMEKEPEWIIQELLDEQ, encoded by the coding sequence ATGCTTAGGGCATTCCGCTTCATTGTAGACCTGTTTACCCAGAGACATGGCGTTGTCGCCTTTGTCTTCTTTCTGCTGCTCGGTTTTTTGATCCGGCAGGCACCGTTGACCGTGCGCCAGAGCATTGTGTCGACTGTGCTTGGTACCGTGTTCTATCCGGCACAGTGGGTCGTGTCTTCGGTCGAATCCTTCCGTTCGGTGCTTGCGGAAAACGAGCACCTCAAGGAAGAAAATGCGCGCCTGCGCCAGGAAACCTATTATGCGAGCGAAGGCCTGCAGGAACTGACTCGACTTCACACGTTGGTCCGGTTCGATGACAAGTGGGATTACCCCATTGTTACGGCGCGCGTGGTGGGCCACAATCCGGGCAGGTTCCTTACGACTCTCGTGATCAACCGCGGTACGATGCACGGCGTAAAAGAAAACATGCCTGTGTTTTCCATGAACGGTCTTGTCGGAAAAATTACGAAGGCAGCGTACACGCATTCGCGCGTGCAGCTCCTCGTGGACCCGAACCTTAAGTTGTCTGTACTCGAAAAGAAATCGCGCGTGGTGGGCTTCCTCGAATCTGTGGATGGCCACCTGCTTACGGCGATGATTCCTTCGCATGCGGGCGTCGAAGAAGGCGATACGCTCATTACTTCGGGCCTCGGCGGTATTTTCCCCAAGGGCATTCCCGTTGGGATTGTGAAGGCGGTGCGCAAGTCCGATCTCGATGTGATGCGCCAGATGGATGTTTCCCCGTTCCAGGAATTTACTGCGCTGGAGGAAGTGTTCGTGATGGAAAAAGAACCGGAATGGATTATCCAGGAGCTGCTCGATGAACAATAG
- a CDS encoding rod shape-determining protein yields MFGLFSCDIGIDLGTANTLVHVAGQGIVINEPTVIAVDSKNNRVSAIGFEAKKMLGRTPGETRAVRPMRDGVIADFELVETLLQTFIKRVQKYPLWMVRPRVVVGVPSGITEVEKRAVIDAARQAGAKEVHLVHEPMAAAVGMGIPVEDPVGNMIVDIGGGTSDIAVIALNGTVCNASVRVGGDEMDEAIVRYLRTMYNLHVGESTAEQIKIQIGSASPLEEELSMEVKGHDFIAGMPRTMTISSTEIREALNEPVTAIIEAVKQALSITPAELSADIYDKGIIMTGGGSQLRGFDERIRKETGLSVNVIDEALVCVCKGAARILEDLDKYRPVLIASSN; encoded by the coding sequence TTGTTCGGACTTTTCTCCTGTGATATCGGTATCGACCTCGGCACTGCGAATACGCTGGTGCACGTTGCGGGTCAGGGCATTGTCATCAACGAACCCACGGTGATCGCCGTGGACAGCAAGAACAACCGCGTGTCGGCTATCGGTTTCGAGGCCAAGAAGATGCTCGGCAGGACTCCGGGCGAGACGCGCGCCGTGCGCCCCATGCGCGATGGCGTGATTGCCGATTTCGAACTGGTGGAAACGTTGCTCCAGACCTTCATCAAGCGCGTGCAGAAGTACCCGCTGTGGATGGTGAGGCCCCGCGTTGTGGTGGGTGTCCCGAGCGGCATTACCGAAGTGGAGAAGCGCGCTGTTATTGATGCGGCCCGCCAGGCCGGTGCGAAGGAAGTGCACTTGGTGCACGAACCGATGGCTGCGGCTGTCGGTATGGGCATCCCGGTCGAAGATCCCGTGGGCAACATGATTGTGGATATCGGCGGCGGTACCTCGGATATCGCGGTCATCGCATTGAACGGCACGGTCTGCAATGCCTCCGTGCGCGTGGGCGGTGACGAGATGGACGAAGCGATTGTCCGTTACCTGCGCACGATGTACAACCTGCACGTGGGTGAGAGCACGGCCGAGCAGATCAAGATTCAGATCGGTTCTGCAAGCCCGCTCGAAGAAGAACTTTCCATGGAAGTGAAGGGCCATGACTTTATCGCCGGCATGCCGCGCACGATGACGATTTCGAGCACGGAAATCCGCGAAGCCCTGAACGAGCCTGTTACCGCCATTATCGAGGCCGTGAAGCAGGCTCTGAGCATTACGCCCGCCGAACTTTCTGCGGATATCTACGACAAGGGCATCATCATGACGGGCGGCGGTTCCCAGCTGCGCGGCTTCGATGAACGTATCCGCAAGGAAACAGGCCTTTCCGTGAACGTTATCGACGAAGCGCTTGTGTGCGTATGCAAGGGCGCTGCCCGCATTCTCGAGGATTTGGACAAGTACCGTCCGGTGCTGATCGCTTCTTCCAACTAA